From Candidatus Nitricoxidivorans perseverans, the proteins below share one genomic window:
- a CDS encoding M48 family metallopeptidase, whose protein sequence is MFEQLFLFHPPPAAPPPRARHLQIGERIVVFELRQGRRRRLSMTIDERGLRVGAPRNASLAEIDAFVRGHGDWVLKKLDEHAGRAASRYLAVCDGARLPLLGGEVRVRITAGGNRIYWQEDALELAARPDADIGGLARRALQRRALGHFAGRIAHYAERMGCPPPPLALSSARTRWGSCSRETGIRLNWRLIHLPPELIDYVVAHELAHLVEMNHSPRFWGVVERLYPGWHEARAALKRQAAELPIL, encoded by the coding sequence TTGTTCGAGCAGCTTTTTCTTTTCCACCCGCCTCCGGCCGCGCCGCCCCCGAGGGCGCGCCATCTCCAGATCGGCGAGCGTATCGTCGTCTTTGAACTGCGCCAGGGGCGGCGGCGAAGGCTGTCCATGACCATCGACGAGCGCGGCTTGCGCGTCGGCGCCCCCCGCAACGCGAGCCTGGCCGAGATCGACGCCTTCGTGCGAGGTCATGGCGACTGGGTCCTGAAAAAGCTCGACGAACATGCCGGCCGCGCGGCATCGCGGTACCTGGCGGTGTGTGACGGCGCCCGCTTGCCGTTGCTCGGCGGCGAGGTGCGTGTACGGATCACCGCCGGCGGGAACCGCATCTACTGGCAGGAAGACGCGCTGGAACTGGCGGCGCGGCCGGACGCCGACATCGGCGGGCTCGCCCGCCGCGCCCTGCAACGCCGGGCGCTCGGGCATTTCGCCGGGCGCATCGCCCACTACGCGGAACGCATGGGCTGTCCGCCGCCGCCACTGGCCCTTTCCTCGGCTCGCACGCGCTGGGGCAGCTGCAGCCGGGAGACCGGAATCCGCCTGAATTGGCGCCTGATCCACCTGCCGCCGGAACTGATCGACTACGTGGTGGCCCACGAACTGGCCCATCTGGTCGAGATGAACCACAGCCCGCGCTTCTGGGGCGTGGTGGAGCGCCTCTATCCGGGTTGGCACGAGGCCCGCGCCGCGCTGAAACGACAGGCGGCGGAACTGCCGATCCTGTGA
- a CDS encoding 1-acyl-sn-glycerol-3-phosphate acyltransferase, which produces MIFLRSLLFMLAMLATTPAIVLALLSVFWLPARRRRFFVMPWVRLVMWLIRRLLRIEHRVLGCENIPRTPCVILSKHQSAWETFALQTIFPLTAFVYKKELHWLPFFGWGLKLMPFVGIDRAAGKDALAQVANQGRRRLGEGYSVIVFPEGTRVMPGHKKRYKIGGAWLAAKSGAPVVPVALNSGEFWRRNAFLKRPGRVTVSIGPAIDPAGLAADEINRRAEGWIEAEMRRISPHLYRNEATRSPTGAAA; this is translated from the coding sequence ATGATCTTCCTGCGCTCGCTCCTGTTCATGCTGGCGATGCTGGCCACCACGCCGGCGATAGTGCTGGCCTTACTCTCGGTGTTCTGGCTGCCCGCCCGCCGCCGCCGGTTTTTCGTCATGCCCTGGGTTCGGCTGGTGATGTGGCTGATCCGCCGCCTTCTGCGCATCGAGCATCGCGTGCTGGGATGCGAGAACATTCCCCGGACGCCCTGTGTCATCCTCAGCAAGCATCAGTCGGCCTGGGAGACGTTCGCCCTGCAGACGATTTTCCCGCTGACCGCGTTCGTCTATAAAAAGGAGCTGCACTGGCTGCCCTTCTTCGGCTGGGGCCTCAAGCTCATGCCCTTCGTCGGCATCGACCGCGCGGCCGGCAAGGATGCCCTTGCCCAGGTGGCGAACCAGGGCAGGCGGCGTCTCGGCGAAGGCTATTCGGTCATCGTCTTTCCCGAAGGCACCCGTGTCATGCCCGGCCACAAGAAACGCTACAAGATCGGCGGCGCCTGGCTTGCCGCCAAGTCCGGCGCGCCCGTCGTGCCCGTGGCCCTCAATTCCGGCGAGTTCTGGCGCCGCAACGCCTTCCTCAAGCGGCCGGGGAGGGTGACGGTCAGCATCGGCCCGGCCATCGATCCGGCGGGACTGGCCGCGGACGAGATCAACCGCCGCGCGGAAGGTTGGATCGAAGCCGAAATGCGCCGCATCAGCCCGCATCTCTATCGAAATGAAGCAACGCGATCCCCAACTGGCGCTGCGGCTTGA
- a CDS encoding M48 family metallopeptidase → MKQRDPQLALRLDGGEGHADGAAARWHDGAPLAYLGATVALRLDNGCGGGRREAVLEGDTLHLPLPPEASPRQIRDAAETWLRAQAVRLISAALATESRRLGRPTPEASLSFASRASWVRQDGKGGLRFHWRLAEQPEDVIGQAARHAIAGLPTSTAMPELFGAV, encoded by the coding sequence ATGAAGCAACGCGATCCCCAACTGGCGCTGCGGCTTGACGGCGGCGAGGGCCACGCGGATGGCGCCGCCGCGCGCTGGCACGACGGTGCGCCGCTGGCCTATCTCGGCGCGACGGTGGCGCTGCGCCTGGACAATGGTTGCGGGGGCGGCCGCAGGGAAGCCGTTCTCGAAGGCGACACGCTGCACTTGCCGCTGCCGCCGGAAGCCTCGCCGCGCCAGATCCGGGACGCCGCCGAAACCTGGTTGCGCGCCCAGGCGGTGCGCCTGATCTCCGCCGCGCTGGCGACGGAATCCCGCCGCCTCGGCCGCCCGACGCCGGAGGCTTCCCTGTCCTTCGCCAGCCGCGCAAGCTGGGTGCGGCAGGACGGCAAAGGCGGCCTGCGCTTCCATTGGCGGCTGGCCGAACAGCCCGAGGACGTGATCGGGCAGGCGGCCCGGCACGCCATCGCGGGGCTGCCGACATCGACGGCGATGCCGGAACTCTTCGGCGCCGTCTGA
- the gmhB gene encoding D-glycero-beta-D-manno-heptose 1,7-bisphosphate 7-phosphatase has product MKLIILDRDGVINFDSDQYIKSPDEWQPIPGSLEAIARLTQWGYRIVVATNQSGIGQGLFEMDTLNAIHEKMIKAAAQLGGRIDGVFFCPHTNGDQCACRKPKPGMLEQIAARYNTSLKGVPAVGDSLRDLQAAAKMGARPILVLTGKGQKTRLDPALPPETRVFDDLAAATASITR; this is encoded by the coding sequence ATGAAGCTCATCATCCTCGACCGCGACGGCGTCATCAACTTCGACTCCGACCAGTACATCAAGTCGCCGGACGAATGGCAGCCCATTCCCGGCAGCCTGGAAGCCATCGCACGGCTCACCCAGTGGGGCTATCGCATCGTGGTGGCGACCAACCAGTCCGGCATCGGCCAGGGCCTGTTCGAAATGGACACCCTGAACGCCATCCACGAGAAGATGATCAAGGCCGCGGCCCAGCTGGGCGGCCGCATCGACGGCGTCTTCTTCTGTCCCCATACCAACGGCGACCAGTGCGCCTGCCGCAAGCCCAAGCCGGGCATGCTCGAACAGATCGCCGCCCGCTACAACACTTCCCTGAAGGGGGTGCCGGCGGTGGGCGATTCCCTGCGTGACCTTCAGGCGGCGGCGAAGATGGGCGCGCGGCCCATCCTGGTACTGACGGGCAAGGGCCAGAAAACCCGCCTCGACCCCGCGCTGCCGCCGGAAACCCGTGTGTTCGACGATCTCGCGGCGGCCACCGCCAGCATCACCCGATGA
- the glyS gene encoding glycine--tRNA ligase subunit beta has translation MSTKNLLVELFVEELPPKALKQLGESFAATIAASLKSQGLTGDESVATPFASPRRLAVHVTAVADKAADRQVQQKLMPVAVALDASGNPAPALLKKLAALGQDASAVPMLKRAMDGKAEALFLDSIVPGATLAEGLQAALEAALAALPIPKVMSYQLRDGWSSVHFVRPAHKLVALFGADIVPISVLGLTAGRETQGHRFEAKNPVVSIKDADSYAQQMESEGAVIPGFAARRAEIEKQLMAAAAKEGLQPIEDEALLDEVTALVERPNVLTCRFEQEFLDVPQECLILTMKANQKYFPLLKDGKLTHKFLVVSNIRPDDASAVIGGNERVVRPRLADAKFFFDQDRKKSLADRIPGLAKVVYHNKLGTQGERAQRVAAIASAIGQQLGGEALARQADQAALLSKADLLTDMVGEFPELQGIMGRYYALHDGLPAEIADAIEDHYKPRFAGDELPRGPVGLCVALADKLETLAGMFGIGQLPTGDKDPFALRRHALGVIRMLIEQDFPLDLSWLFGVAQVKDAGVAAQLADFIYERLAGSLREHGYSAQEVDAVVGLRPQRLGDIPKRLAAVRVFSALPEAASLAAANKRVGNILKKVSGGVTAKIDAALLAEPAEVALNAALAGVRPKADAAFDAGDYAGSLQSLAALKGPVDAFFDGVMVNAEDAALRANRLGLLAILHQAMNRVADLSRLSA, from the coding sequence ATGAGCACGAAGAATCTGCTGGTTGAACTGTTCGTCGAGGAACTGCCGCCCAAGGCGCTGAAGCAACTCGGTGAGTCCTTCGCCGCCACGATCGCCGCAAGCCTGAAGTCGCAGGGCCTGACCGGCGACGAATCCGTGGCCACGCCCTTCGCCTCGCCGCGCCGGCTTGCAGTGCATGTCACCGCCGTCGCCGACAAGGCGGCCGACAGGCAGGTGCAGCAGAAGCTGATGCCGGTCGCCGTCGCGCTCGATGCTTCCGGAAATCCCGCGCCTGCGCTGCTGAAAAAGCTGGCCGCGCTGGGACAAGACGCCTCGGCCGTGCCAATGCTCAAGCGCGCAATGGACGGCAAGGCCGAGGCGCTGTTCCTCGACAGCATCGTGCCCGGCGCGACGCTCGCCGAGGGCTTGCAGGCCGCGCTGGAAGCCGCGCTGGCCGCGCTGCCGATCCCGAAGGTGATGAGCTACCAGCTGCGGGACGGCTGGAGCAGCGTGCATTTCGTGCGCCCGGCGCACAAGCTCGTGGCGCTCTTCGGCGCCGACATCGTGCCGATTTCCGTGCTCGGCCTGACCGCCGGCCGCGAGACGCAGGGTCACCGCTTCGAGGCGAAAAATCCGGTCGTTTCCATCAAGGATGCCGACAGCTACGCCCAACAGATGGAATCCGAAGGCGCCGTGATCCCGGGTTTCGCCGCGCGCCGCGCCGAGATCGAGAAGCAGCTCATGGCCGCCGCCGCGAAGGAAGGCTTGCAGCCGATCGAGGACGAGGCGCTGCTCGACGAGGTGACGGCGCTGGTCGAGCGGCCGAACGTGCTGACCTGCCGGTTCGAGCAGGAATTCCTCGACGTGCCGCAGGAATGCCTGATCCTGACGATGAAGGCCAACCAGAAGTATTTCCCGCTGCTCAAGGATGGCAAGCTCACCCACAAGTTCCTCGTCGTCAGCAACATCCGGCCGGACGACGCTTCCGCAGTCATCGGCGGCAACGAGCGCGTGGTGCGTCCGCGCCTGGCCGACGCCAAGTTCTTCTTCGACCAGGACAGGAAAAAATCGCTGGCCGACCGCATCCCGGGGCTGGCCAAAGTCGTCTACCACAACAAGCTCGGTACGCAGGGCGAGCGCGCCCAGCGCGTGGCGGCGATTGCCAGCGCTATCGGTCAGCAGCTTGGCGGCGAGGCACTGGCACGCCAGGCCGACCAGGCCGCGCTGCTCTCCAAGGCCGACCTCCTCACCGATATGGTGGGCGAGTTCCCCGAGCTGCAAGGGATCATGGGCCGCTACTACGCGCTGCACGACGGCCTGCCGGCAGAGATCGCCGACGCCATCGAGGACCACTACAAGCCGCGTTTCGCCGGCGACGAACTGCCCCGCGGGCCCGTCGGCTTGTGCGTCGCGCTGGCCGACAAGCTGGAGACGTTGGCCGGCATGTTCGGCATCGGCCAGCTGCCGACCGGCGACAAGGACCCCTTTGCGCTGCGCCGCCATGCGCTCGGCGTGATCCGCATGCTGATCGAGCAGGATTTCCCGCTCGACCTCTCATGGCTGTTCGGCGTGGCGCAGGTGAAGGATGCTGGCGTGGCTGCGCAGCTGGCCGACTTCATCTACGAGCGCCTCGCCGGCAGCCTGCGCGAGCATGGCTACTCGGCGCAGGAAGTCGATGCCGTCGTCGGCCTCCGCCCGCAGCGTCTCGGCGACATCCCGAAGCGGCTGGCCGCCGTGCGCGTTTTCTCCGCGCTGCCTGAGGCGGCAAGCCTCGCCGCCGCCAACAAACGCGTCGGCAACATCCTGAAGAAAGTCAGTGGCGGTGTGACGGCGAAGATCGATGCCGCGCTGCTCGCGGAGCCTGCCGAGGTCGCGCTGAACGCGGCGCTGGCCGGAGTGAGGCCGAAAGCGGATGCCGCGTTCGACGCCGGCGATTACGCGGGTTCGCTGCAATCGCTGGCGGCGCTGAAGGGGCCGGTCGACGCCTTTTTCGACGGAGTGATGGTCAATGCCGAAGACGCCGCGCTGCGCGCCAACCGGCTCGGCCTGCTCGCCATCCTGCACCAGGCGATGAACCGCGTTGCCGACCTTTCCCGGCTCTCGGCATGA